Proteins encoded within one genomic window of Candidatus Cloacimonadota bacterium:
- a CDS encoding HD domain-containing protein, protein MKKHYVENLSDYIGTEIVSFFAISEKSLRKSRAGKSYIRVTCIDKTGQIIGNIWDNVKHLESQFSIGDIVKVKASVDIYESNLQLNISNVRKAEGSEYEISDFSPATTKNINKLTEQLFQYLDSIENKYLNKLLHLFFDDKEFLKKFISAPAAKSWHHNKVGGLIHHTITVTNICDSVAPIYQDNDIDRDLLVCCAILHDIGKVNEYHLRPFIDFTDEGKLVGHIVIGDKMVVDKIQQINNFPPMLKNKIRHLLLSHHGEREKGAVVLPKTKEAILLHYADNMDAHIMGVQDLIEKAKKQNRDWTEYNNLTKREYYTK, encoded by the coding sequence ATGAAAAAACATTATGTTGAAAATTTATCTGATTACATAGGAACTGAAATAGTTAGTTTCTTTGCAATTAGCGAAAAATCATTAAGAAAAAGTCGTGCAGGAAAATCATACATCAGAGTAACCTGTATTGATAAAACAGGTCAGATTATTGGTAATATTTGGGATAATGTAAAACATCTGGAATCACAATTTAGTATCGGAGATATTGTAAAAGTAAAAGCATCTGTTGATATTTATGAAAGTAATCTACAGTTAAATATATCTAATGTCAGAAAAGCTGAAGGAAGTGAATATGAAATATCAGATTTCTCGCCTGCCACTACAAAAAATATAAATAAATTAACTGAACAATTGTTTCAATATCTTGATTCAATTGAAAATAAATATCTGAATAAATTATTACATCTTTTTTTTGACGATAAGGAATTTTTGAAGAAGTTTATCTCTGCACCAGCTGCTAAATCCTGGCATCACAATAAAGTCGGAGGACTCATACATCATACTATAACAGTAACTAATATTTGCGATTCGGTCGCCCCGATATATCAGGATAATGATATTGACAGAGATTTACTCGTATGTTGTGCTATACTGCATGATATAGGAAAAGTGAATGAGTACCATCTTAGACCTTTTATTGACTTTACAGATGAAGGAAAACTTGTTGGTCATATTGTGATTGGTGATAAAATGGTTGTTGATAAAATTCAGCAAATTAATAATTTCCCGCCAATGTTAAAGAATAAGATTAGACATCTGCTCCTAAGTCATCATGGTGAGAGAGAAAAAGGAGCTGTAGTTTTACCAAAAACAAAAGAAGCAATATTACTTCATTATGCAGATAATATGGATGCTCATATAATGGGAGTACAGGATTTAATTGAAAAAGCAAAAAAACAGAACAGAGATTGGACTGAATATAATAACTTGACAAAGAGAGAATATTATACAAAATAA
- a CDS encoding TGS domain-containing protein, translated as MKIKITFPDGSKKEYEKGITPLQIAEGISKGLAKEIVSARLNEREVDLTHKIEKDATILFYKFKDEEGRKVYWHSTAHIMAQAVKRLYPDVKVAIGPAIDNGFYYDFDKKTPFTDSD; from the coding sequence ATGAAAATTAAAATCACTTTCCCGGATGGCTCAAAAAAAGAATATGAAAAAGGGATTACTCCTTTGCAAATTGCTGAAGGAATTAGCAAAGGGCTTGCAAAGGAAATTGTCTCTGCCAGATTAAACGAGAGAGAGGTGGATTTAACTCATAAAATAGAAAAAGATGCAACTATTCTCTTTTACAAATTCAAAGATGAGGAAGGACGAAAAGTTTATTGGCATAGCACCGCTCATATTATGGCACAGGCAGTTAAAAGACTTTATCCAGATGTAAAAGTAGCTATCGGACCAGCAATAGATAATGGTTTCTATTATGATTTTGATAAAAAGACCCCATTTACAGACAGTGAC